A window of Ruminococcus champanellensis 18P13 = JCM 17042 contains these coding sequences:
- a CDS encoding protein kinase domain-containing protein: MSENRLCYGCMEVKGEQVVCPHCGYQDGTPYLPDYIAPGTMLRERYLIGVLLGHNGEGATYLAYDTVICCKVLIREYMPIGLCTRIKGKPIISVNYNNLAQYKALMAEYTELNKTLARMRNLSHINPTLDLFAENNTTYTVFEYTEGVKLLDFLKDNAGELSWNQAKKMFPPLFTTLSLVHNAGIVHRGISPETIYVTEKGNLQLSAFCISSVRTANTELKTELFPGYAAPEQYSASGRQGTWTDVYGICAVLYRILTGCMPTEAPSRLDNDNLCAPHELSGSIPVHVSRAIMDGLALNSDERTQTITELVTRLFEETEEETAQRTAVTPPPVPKYEPQPEPEYEDEEVYEDYEDYEDLKDGKSAVSAFDKVKVPMIIGILLITVILIVALVLAKVFRDSDSQVISQNSSTSSSLSDIVTVTTEAVTATKEYDSVMINVVGMDYKAKKADLAEWIELNCIAEEYSDEYPAGQIIWQSVKEGEDFKSGDTLDVKVSLGPSKVKVPEFKGVTLSAYIAEIEKIGIKNHTSTPAVNYNYATGAVIKTSVEPGETIDLTTDYKFVITYADNPAVTTTAPPAATTAPTAETTVAPPPASQPAQPGSNPGDGGQDLPGIEEAD; the protein is encoded by the coding sequence ATGTCTGAGAACAGATTGTGCTATGGATGCATGGAAGTGAAAGGAGAACAGGTTGTCTGCCCCCACTGCGGCTATCAGGACGGCACACCGTATCTGCCGGATTACATTGCGCCTGGCACCATGCTGCGGGAGCGTTATCTGATCGGCGTACTGCTGGGGCATAACGGAGAGGGCGCTACCTATCTGGCTTACGATACCGTCATCTGCTGCAAGGTTCTGATTCGTGAATATATGCCCATCGGGCTTTGTACCCGGATCAAGGGCAAGCCGATCATCAGTGTGAATTATAATAACCTTGCCCAGTACAAGGCGCTGATGGCGGAGTATACGGAGTTGAACAAGACCCTTGCCCGTATGCGCAATCTGAGTCATATCAATCCCACTCTGGATCTGTTTGCAGAGAATAATACCACCTACACCGTGTTTGAATACACGGAGGGTGTGAAGCTGCTGGATTTCCTCAAGGACAATGCAGGAGAGCTGAGCTGGAATCAGGCGAAAAAAATGTTCCCGCCTCTGTTCACCACCCTGAGCCTGGTACATAACGCAGGCATTGTGCATCGGGGCATCAGTCCGGAAACCATTTATGTCACTGAGAAAGGCAATCTGCAGCTTTCTGCGTTCTGTATCTCCTCTGTGCGCACCGCCAATACCGAGTTGAAGACGGAGCTGTTTCCGGGCTATGCGGCACCGGAGCAGTACAGTGCCAGCGGCAGGCAGGGGACATGGACGGATGTATACGGCATCTGTGCGGTGCTGTACCGGATCCTGACCGGCTGCATGCCTACGGAGGCTCCCAGTCGGCTGGACAATGACAATCTTTGCGCTCCCCATGAGCTGAGCGGCAGCATTCCGGTGCATGTGTCCAGAGCCATTATGGATGGTCTGGCGCTGAACAGTGATGAGCGTACCCAGACCATTACCGAGCTTGTGACCCGGCTGTTTGAGGAGACGGAGGAGGAAACTGCCCAGCGTACCGCCGTGACACCGCCTCCCGTTCCCAAATATGAGCCGCAGCCGGAGCCGGAATATGAGGACGAAGAAGTATACGAAGACTATGAGGATTACGAGGATCTGAAGGATGGCAAATCTGCGGTCAGCGCCTTTGATAAGGTGAAGGTACCTATGATCATCGGGATTCTGCTGATTACAGTGATTCTGATTGTTGCCCTGGTACTGGCAAAGGTGTTCCGGGACAGTGATTCCCAGGTGATTTCCCAGAACAGCAGCACAAGCAGTTCTCTGAGTGATATTGTCACCGTTACCACAGAGGCTGTGACTGCCACCAAGGAGTATGACTCTGTGATGATCAATGTAGTGGGTATGGATTACAAGGCAAAGAAGGCAGATTTGGCAGAGTGGATCGAGCTGAACTGCATTGCGGAGGAGTACAGCGATGAGTATCCGGCAGGGCAGATCATCTGGCAGTCCGTAAAGGAAGGGGAGGACTTCAAGAGCGGCGATACCCTGGACGTAAAGGTAAGTCTTGGGCCGTCCAAGGTGAAGGTGCCGGAGTTCAAGGGCGTTACCCTTTCCGCCTACATTGCGGAGATCGAAAAGATCGGTATCAAGAATCATACCTCCACACCGGCTGTCAACTACAATTACGCCACCGGCGCAGTGATCAAGACCAGTGTAGAACCTGGTGAAACCATTGACCTGACCACGGATTACAAGTTTGTGATTACCTATGCGGACAATCCGGCAGTGACCACTACAGCGCCGCCGGCTGCTACCACTGCACCGACAGCGGAAACCACCGTTGCACCGCCGCCTGCGTCCCAGCCCGCACAACCCGGCAGCAATCCGGGAGATGGGGGACAGGATTTGCCCGGCATTGAAGAGGCGGATTGA
- a CDS encoding sodium-dependent transporter: MKREQWSSNMGFLLAAAGSAIGLGNLWKFPYVAGSNGGAIFLILYLILLILLGAPLLLTEMAVGRATRLNAIDACKAIHPRWGFVGAAGVVGAFVILSYYSVIGGWVLKYLFAYLRHSSLGDADTYYTGFITKPLEPVLWHLLFAACCFGIVAFGVSKGIERISKIFLPVLLITLIGIGGYALTLPGAAQGLRFLFLPDFSHIQSFSDLGTILVQAMGQVFFSLSIGMGTLITYGSYLDKQANLQKNAVMIPLFDLIIALLAGIAILPCVFSFGLEPSAGSGLLFRSLPYVFDHMTGGRWLAIAFFVLVFIAAVTSAISLLESIAAFFIDRLHWHRISASGLATLCFALIGVANSLSMGVWSDFTLFGMSLFDLMVFLSDNVLMPIGGFFLCILASRIWGFPKLLQEISSNGTYPVRFPSILRWILRWMAPAMILVIFFVSLF, encoded by the coding sequence ATGAAACGTGAACAATGGTCCTCAAATATGGGCTTTCTGCTTGCCGCAGCCGGCTCAGCCATCGGATTAGGAAACCTCTGGAAGTTTCCATATGTTGCAGGCAGCAACGGAGGTGCCATCTTTCTGATCCTCTATCTGATCCTGCTGATCCTGCTGGGCGCGCCTCTGCTGCTGACAGAAATGGCTGTGGGGCGTGCCACCAGGCTCAATGCCATCGATGCCTGCAAAGCCATCCACCCACGCTGGGGCTTTGTAGGGGCGGCAGGGGTAGTAGGCGCCTTTGTGATCCTGTCCTATTACAGCGTCATCGGCGGCTGGGTGCTGAAATATCTATTTGCCTATCTCCGACACAGCAGCCTTGGGGATGCGGATACCTATTACACCGGCTTTATCACCAAGCCTCTGGAGCCGGTGCTGTGGCATCTGTTGTTTGCCGCATGCTGCTTTGGGATCGTAGCATTCGGCGTGTCCAAGGGCATCGAACGGATCAGCAAAATCTTTCTGCCGGTGCTGCTGATCACCCTGATCGGCATCGGCGGCTATGCCCTGACTCTGCCCGGTGCCGCACAGGGACTGCGATTTCTGTTCCTGCCGGACTTTTCCCACATTCAAAGCTTTTCCGACCTCGGTACGATTCTGGTGCAGGCAATGGGGCAGGTATTTTTCAGTCTCAGCATCGGCATGGGGACTCTCATCACCTACGGCAGTTATCTGGACAAGCAGGCGAATCTGCAAAAAAATGCAGTCATGATCCCCTTGTTTGATCTCATCATCGCCCTGCTTGCAGGCATCGCCATTCTACCCTGCGTCTTCTCCTTTGGGCTAGAGCCTTCCGCCGGATCGGGACTGCTGTTTCGTTCTCTGCCCTATGTGTTTGACCACATGACCGGGGGCAGGTGGCTTGCCATTGCATTTTTCGTTCTGGTGTTCATCGCCGCCGTCACCTCCGCCATTTCCCTGTTGGAAAGCATCGCCGCCTTTTTTATTGATCGTCTGCATTGGCACCGGATCTCCGCTTCCGGTCTTGCCACTCTGTGCTTTGCCCTCATCGGCGTGGCAAATTCCCTTTCCATGGGAGTATGGAGCGACTTTACCCTGTTCGGCATGTCCTTGTTTGATCTGATGGTATTCCTGTCGGACAATGTGCTGATGCCCATCGGCGGCTTTTTCCTGTGCATCCTGGCAAGCCGGATCTGGGGCTTCCCGAAGCTACTGCAGGAGATTTCCTCAAACGGCACCTACCCAGTACGCTTTCCCAGTATCCTCCGGTGGATCCTCAGATGGATGGCGCCGGCTATGATCCTTGTGATCTTTTTCGTTTCCCTGTTCTGA
- a CDS encoding ATP-dependent helicase yields MRSYDELKRSALERFFGKMNPMQQEAVFAVNGPVLVLAGAGSGKTTVIVNRIANMVYFGNAYHESGRTVSQEDLDFLQGYVDGRETDIDRLRDVIASAPIRPWNILAITFTNKAAGELKSRLEAMLGEQGRDVHAATFHSACVRILRQEIERLGYDRSFTIYDSDDSQRIIKGCLSDMNISEKQFPPKSILGEISRAKDKLLDPDQLEAQASGDYRRLAIAKIYREYQNRLKKSNAVDFDDIIRLTVQIFSEFPDALEKYRSKYKYILVDEYQDTNQAQFRLVSLLSAAHQNLCVVGDDDQSIYKFRGATIENILNFEEQFTGSKVIRLEQNYRSTGTILDAANSVIRHNRSRKEKKLWTQGDKGSKIYWYRAMNEMDEAKFVAQTILEHVQQGSTYSSHAVLYRMNAQSNMLERAFVQSGVPYRVYGGMRFFDRKEIKDITAYLSVIDNSNDMLRFRRIINEPKRGIGDATLSMLDDITRDLGLSPMEVLRNAGDYPVLSKKAASLRSVAKMFDALTEAAETLPLDEFFDLLLEKTGYKAMLTAMGDEGVTKLENVEELKSTLLTYMEGAEEPTLSGFLEEISLYTDQDRNEEADDAVTLMTIHSAKGLEYDTVFLIGMEDGIFPGVRSMESEESLEEERRLAYVAITRAKRQLYLVSAAQRMLFGTTNRNLTSRFLKEIDPELIEKHDNTVSARNVKEPAVTAVHSISLQQQLAKQKSQAGTGEQSVHYAQGDRIHHNIFGDGTILTVREMANDALLEIEFDKVGKKKLMANFAKIKKI; encoded by the coding sequence ATGAGATCCTATGATGAACTAAAGCGGTCAGCATTGGAGCGTTTTTTCGGCAAGATGAACCCAATGCAGCAGGAAGCGGTTTTTGCAGTCAACGGACCGGTTCTGGTGCTTGCGGGGGCGGGCAGCGGCAAAACAACCGTTATTGTCAACCGAATCGCCAATATGGTTTACTTCGGAAATGCCTATCACGAAAGTGGGCGGACGGTTTCTCAGGAGGATCTGGATTTTTTACAGGGCTATGTGGATGGTAGGGAAACAGATATTGACCGGCTGCGGGATGTGATTGCATCTGCGCCTATCCGGCCATGGAATATTCTTGCCATCACCTTTACAAATAAGGCGGCAGGGGAACTGAAATCCCGGTTGGAAGCTATGCTTGGGGAGCAGGGGCGGGATGTACATGCGGCGACCTTTCATTCCGCATGCGTGCGGATCCTGCGGCAGGAGATCGAACGGCTGGGGTATGACCGAAGCTTTACCATTTACGATTCTGACGACAGCCAGCGTATCATCAAGGGCTGCCTGTCCGATATGAACATATCCGAAAAGCAGTTCCCCCCCAAGTCCATTCTGGGAGAGATCAGTCGTGCCAAGGACAAGCTCCTGGATCCCGACCAGTTGGAGGCACAGGCATCCGGGGATTACCGGCGGCTTGCCATTGCAAAGATCTACCGGGAGTATCAAAACCGATTGAAGAAATCCAATGCGGTGGATTTTGATGATATCATCCGCCTCACCGTGCAGATCTTTTCAGAATTCCCGGATGCACTGGAAAAGTACCGCAGTAAGTATAAGTATATTCTGGTGGATGAGTATCAGGACACCAACCAGGCGCAATTCCGGCTGGTGAGCCTGCTGTCCGCTGCCCATCAGAACCTGTGCGTGGTGGGAGATGATGACCAGAGCATCTACAAATTCCGGGGTGCTACCATTGAAAATATCCTGAATTTTGAGGAGCAGTTTACCGGCAGTAAGGTGATCCGGCTGGAGCAGAACTACCGTTCCACCGGTACGATCCTGGATGCGGCAAACTCGGTGATCCGGCACAACCGTTCCCGGAAGGAAAAGAAGCTGTGGACCCAGGGGGACAAGGGCAGCAAGATCTACTGGTACCGTGCCATGAACGAAATGGACGAGGCGAAATTTGTGGCACAGACCATTCTGGAGCATGTGCAGCAGGGGAGTACCTACAGCAGCCATGCGGTACTGTACCGGATGAATGCCCAGTCCAATATGCTGGAGCGTGCCTTTGTGCAGAGCGGTGTGCCCTACCGGGTATACGGGGGCATGCGGTTCTTTGACCGGAAGGAAATCAAGGATATTACCGCATATTTAAGCGTCATTGACAACAGCAATGATATGCTCCGGTTCCGCCGGATCATCAACGAGCCCAAGCGGGGCATCGGGGACGCCACCCTGTCCATGCTGGACGATATCACCCGGGATCTGGGGCTGTCCCCCATGGAGGTGCTGCGGAACGCAGGGGATTATCCGGTTCTGTCGAAAAAAGCAGCAAGCCTGCGCAGTGTGGCGAAAATGTTTGATGCTTTGACAGAAGCGGCGGAAACACTGCCTTTGGATGAATTCTTTGATCTGTTGCTGGAGAAAACCGGCTATAAGGCGATGCTGACCGCAATGGGGGATGAGGGCGTTACCAAGCTGGAAAACGTGGAGGAGTTGAAATCCACTCTGCTGACCTATATGGAAGGGGCAGAGGAGCCTACGCTCAGCGGCTTTTTGGAGGAAATCTCCCTGTACACGGATCAGGATCGGAACGAGGAAGCGGACGATGCGGTGACTCTGATGACCATCCACTCTGCCAAGGGTCTGGAGTATGATACCGTGTTCCTGATCGGTATGGAGGATGGGATCTTCCCCGGCGTGCGGAGCATGGAAAGCGAAGAATCCCTGGAGGAGGAACGGCGGCTGGCGTATGTTGCCATCACCCGTGCCAAGCGGCAGTTGTATCTGGTCAGTGCGGCGCAGCGTATGCTGTTCGGTACCACCAACCGGAATCTCACCTCCCGGTTCCTCAAGGAGATCGACCCGGAATTGATCGAAAAGCACGACAATACGGTTTCCGCACGGAATGTGAAGGAACCGGCGGTCACTGCCGTGCATTCTATTTCCCTGCAGCAACAGCTTGCCAAGCAAAAATCCCAGGCAGGCACCGGAGAGCAGAGCGTCCATTACGCCCAGGGGGATCGGATCCACCACAACATTTTCGGGGATGGTACGATTTTGACCGTGCGGGAAATGGCAAACGATGCCCTGCTGGAGATTGAGTTCGACAAGGTGGGCAAGAAAAAGCTGATGGCGAATTTCGCCAAGATCAAAAAAATATAA
- a CDS encoding helix-turn-helix transcriptional regulator, protein MRMDELGYHHRHGLDFNIERPQGAGDWLLLLIKTPAIFQIEGEEIHATAGSYILYTSEYPQFYRTDPKHGEYIDDWMHFGPDEQEQALIKHYEIPLNKPVCLGDITGLSMLMRTMCHEFYSAHTHRVDTVNAYFHILLNKLHEQLESLAPVSVFSESNYGERLMWIRECIFRRQGYTWNIDDMAADLSLSRSRFQHLYSETFGTSVTQDIITSRIQFATELLKNPEIPIEKVAEMCGYASASYFIRQFKEQTGSTPSQFRKKI, encoded by the coding sequence ATGCGAATGGATGAACTGGGATATCACCACCGTCACGGATTGGATTTTAACATTGAGCGACCCCAGGGTGCGGGAGACTGGCTCCTGCTTCTGATCAAAACACCAGCAATCTTTCAGATCGAAGGAGAGGAGATCCACGCAACCGCAGGCTCCTACATTTTATATACATCGGAATATCCGCAATTTTACCGGACAGATCCGAAGCATGGGGAATACATCGACGACTGGATGCACTTCGGTCCGGATGAACAGGAACAAGCACTGATCAAGCACTATGAAATTCCTCTGAACAAGCCTGTTTGCCTGGGGGATATCACCGGACTGTCCATGCTGATGCGCACCATGTGTCACGAGTTCTACTCCGCACACACCCACCGGGTGGATACGGTAAACGCTTATTTTCACATTTTGCTCAATAAGCTCCATGAACAACTGGAAAGTCTGGCACCGGTTTCGGTCTTTTCCGAATCCAACTATGGTGAGCGGCTCATGTGGATCCGGGAGTGCATCTTCCGGCGGCAGGGCTACACCTGGAACATTGACGACATGGCAGCGGATCTGTCGCTGAGCCGTTCCCGCTTCCAGCATCTGTACTCGGAAACATTTGGCACAAGCGTCACCCAGGATATCATCACCAGCCGGATCCAATTTGCAACGGAGCTGCTGAAAAACCCGGAAATCCCCATTGAAAAGGTCGCAGAAATGTGCGGTTACGCCAGCGCATCCTACTTTATCCGCCAGTTCAAAGAGCAGACCGGCAGCACACCATCCCAATTCCGGAAAAAGATATAA